The Coffea arabica cultivar ET-39 chromosome 3c, Coffea Arabica ET-39 HiFi, whole genome shotgun sequence genome contains a region encoding:
- the LOC113734173 gene encoding protein DETOXIFICATION 55, with protein MEAEQTKKSPTVSEVIEELKKMKDISFPIFAIGLAGYLKNMISVTCMGRLGSLELAGGALAIGFTNITGYSVLSGLAMGMEPLCSQAFGSRNTSIASLILRRTILMLLVASLPIGLLWINLKPLMLRLHQDPEVVDISSIYCRFAIPDLIANSLLHPIRIYSRSKGITWPLLWCTLLAIILHLPITTFLTFNLHLGIQGIAISISVANFNTLFFLLAYLLYYTYAPSEALSKPLAPKSNSTSLGEDWRMLLRLSLPSCLAVCLEWWWYEIMTLLAGYLERPQVALATSAIVIQTTSLMYTLPSALSASISTRVGNELGAGRPYKARLATVVGIGLAFITSVFGFLLTTIGREAWGRIFTKDTEVLELTLATLPIIGLCELANCPQTTCCGVLRGTARPCTAAGINFYSFYLMGTPVAIALAFFWGQGFLGLCYGLLAAQVACMVSILTVISKTDWERESQKAVDLVGETCENRYQDEIAKCEEGHNSQKQNSFEKANGLRLK; from the exons ATGGAAGCCGAGCAAACCAAAAAGAGCCCGACAGTTTCAGAG GTAATTGAGGaactaaagaaaatgaaagacatAAGTTTTCCCATATTTGCAATCGGCTTGGCTGGCTACCTGAAAAACATGATTTCAGTGACATGCATGGGAAGGCTAGGGAGCCTCGAGCTAGCAGGTGGAGCACTAGCTATTGGCTTCACCAACATCACTGGTTACTCTGTACTATCTGGTCTAGCCATGGGAATGGAGCCACTATGTAGCCAAGCTTTTGGCTCAAGAAATACAAGCATTGCGTCTCTCATTCTACGAAGAACAATTCTTATGCTACTTGTTGCATCCTTGCCTATTGGGTTGTTATGGATCAATCTCAAGCCTCTGATGTTACGTCTCCACCAAGACCCAGAGGTAGTAGATATTTCTAGCATCTACTGCCGGTTTGCAATCCCGGATCTTATTGCTAATAGCCTCCTTCATCCTATACGCATCTACTCACGAAGCAAGGGTATTACATGGCCACTCCTATGGTGCACTTTGCTTGCCATAATTCTTCACCTCCCAATCACCACCTTCTTAACCTTCAATCTTCATCTCGGAATTCAGGGAATTGCAATTTCAATCTCTGTTGCCAACTTTAACACCCTATTCTTCCTACTTGCTTACCTACTTTACTACACTTATGCACCAAGTGAGGCATTGTCTAAACCCCTAGCACCCAAATCAAATTCAACTTCGTTAGGGGAAGACTGGAGAATGCTACTTCGACTTTCCCTACCAAGTTGTCTGGCAGTTTGCCTGGAatggtggtggtatgagataaTGACACTTTTAGCTGGCTATCTTGAAAGACCTCAAGTTGCTCTTGCAACATCAGCTATAGTCATACAAACCACATCTCTCATGTACACACTGCCTTCAGCACTGAGTGCATCAATCTCAACGAGAGTAGGCAATGAACTCGGAGCAGGCAGGCCATACAAGGCACGTCTGGCAACAGTGGTTGGCATAGGCTTGGCCTTTATAACCTCAGTTTTTGGCTTCTTATTGACTACCATAGGGAGAGAAGCATGGGGGAGGATATTTACAAAAGACACTGAAGTCCTAGAGCTAACACTGGCCACACTACCCATAATTGGACTGTGTGAGCTGGCCAATTGTCCACAAACAACATGCTGTGGGGTGCTCAGAGGAACTGCTAGGCCCTGTACTGCTGCAGGTATTAATTTCTACTCCTTCTATTTGATGGGAACACCAGTAGCCATAGCATTAGCCTTTTTTTGGGGACAAGGGTTTTTGGGCCTGTGCTATGGGCTTTTAGCAGCTCAAGTGGCATGCATGGTCTCTATCCTGACAGTGATAAGCAAGACAGATTGGGAAAGAGAATCACAAAAAGCAGTAGACTTGGTTGGAGAAACTTGCGAAAATAGGTACCAAGATGAAATTGCCAAATGTGAAGAAGGACACAACTCTCAGAAACAGAATAGCTTTGAAAAGGCAAATGGATTAAGACTCAAATAG
- the LOC113733938 gene encoding lipoamide acyltransferase component of branched-chain alpha-keto acid dehydrogenase complex, mitochondrial-like, producing the protein MLCRRMHQRKPWITCRRWLYSSTAPTRPPVATGGPGQGLTTTLSLGSTSQASIVPCSTMSFLQYIKLNESNYEFGMRRCCFSTQVVVDSPVGGIVDIPLAQTGEGIAECELLKWFIQEGDEVEEFQPLCEVQSDKATIEITSRYKGKVSQILHVPGNIVKVGETLLKMIVDETACPMQTLHPLDNLNCNGLEGDSPSSVLQRSAIKKVLSTPAVRSLTKEYGIDINDVVGTGKDGRVLREDVLNYVAKKENIKDPTSLGAYSGEQSQVADNSFGGISGAYGWEFEDKTVTLRGYQRAMIKSMSSAAKIPHFHYVEEINCDALVELKSSFHNENSDPDVKFTFLPILIKSLSMAISKYPWLNSSLNEELNEVTLKGSHNVGVAMATPHGLVVPNIKKVQSLSILEITKELSRLQQLALANKLNPDDITGGTITLSNIGAIGGKFGSPLVNVPEVCIIALGRIQKVPQFAEDGNVYPMSVLTVNIGADHRVLDGATVARFCNEWKLYIEKPELLMLHMR; encoded by the exons ATGCTTTGCCGGCGAATGCATCAGCGGAAGCCATGGATTACCTGCCGGCGGTGGTTATACTCGTCCACTGCTCCTACTCGGCCGCCGGTGGCCACCGGTGGTCCTGGCCAAGGCCTAACAACCACTCTATCACTGGGTTCGACTTCCCAAGCTTCCATCGTCCCCTGCTCAACGATGTCGTTTCTGCAATACATTAAGCTCAATGAA TCAAATTACGAGTTTGGCATGAGAAGATGTTGCTTTTCAACTCAAGTTGTAGTTGATTCTCCGGTTGGTGGGATAGTTGATATTCCTTTGGCACAAACTGGAGAAGGTATTGCTGAATGTGAACTCCTGAAATGGTTTATTCAAGAG GGTGATGAAGTTGAAGAGTTCCAACCACTTTGTGAAGTTCAGAGTGACAAAGCTACCATCGAAATAACCAGCCGTTACAAAGGAAAAGTTTCTCAAATTCTCCATGTTCCTGGTAACATTGTAAAG GTTGGAGAAACACTATTGAAAATGATTGTTGATGAAACTGCTTGCCCTATGCAAACTTTGCATCCTTTGGATAATTTGAACTGCAATGGTCTTGAAGGTGATTCTCCCAGTTCTGTGCTTCAGAGGAGTGCCATTAAGAAAGTTCTGTCCACCCCTGCAGTTCGTAGTCTTACAAAAGAATATGGTATTGATATAAATGATGTTGTTGGAACTGGTAAAGATGGAAGAGTGTTGAGAGAGGATGTCCTAAATTATGTTGCTAAGAAAGAAAATATTAAGGATCCAACATCTTTGGGTGCTTATTCGGGAGAGCAGTCACAGGTAGCTGACAACAGCTTCGGAGGTATTTCCGGCGCATACGGATGGGAATTTGAAGATAAGACTGTTACATTAAG GGGTTATCAACGTGCTATGATAAAGTCCATGTCATCAGCTGCTAAAATTCCTCATTTTCATTATGTGGAAGAAATAAATTGTGATGCACTTGTAGAGCTCAAATCTTCCTTTCATAATGAGAATTCTGATCCTGATGTCAAGTTCACTTTCCTTCCCATCTTGATAAAGTCACTTTCCATGGCAATCAGTAAGTATCCATGGCTGAACAGCAGCTTGAATGAAGAACTGAATGAGGTTACACTTAAAG GATCTCATAATGTTGGAGTTGCTATGGCTACTCCACATGGTTTGGTGGTACCAAATATTAAGAAGGTCCAATCTCTATCGATCTTGGAG ATAACAAAGGAATTATCACGGCTTCAACAATTGGCTTTGGCAAATAAACTTAACCCTGATGATATAACTGGTGGAACTATAACCTTAAGTAACATAGGGGCAATTGGTGGAAAGTTTGGTTCCCCACTAGTCAATGTGCCCGAAGTTTGCATCATTGCACTTGGCCGCATCCAGAAAGTTCCTCAGTTTGCTGAAGATGGAAATGTGTATCCTATGTCAGTCTTGACT GTTAATATTGGTGCTGATCATAGAGTCCTTGATGGGGCAACAGTTGCAAGGTTCTGCAATGAATGGAAGCTGTACATTGAAAAACCAGAGCTGTTGATGTTGCATATGAGGTGA